In a single window of the Victivallis lenta genome:
- a CDS encoding cellulase family glycosylhydrolase, translating into MRCFFHRLPAVIAAGWLALSAGAADMPEPTAKGSLRIGEVLFTVRCFDGNWRNFTQESPAFTVTGRKTEASRFSLEAGFRHAGFPDGTFSETLERKSPGVYRYRAGFAFASPAKFNDIAFAAAALPVDRFAGRELVVNGKTKITLPASYREKSPAALFRGEATELRFPLADSKLVFRGKFGVLIQDDRAYGHDVYTLRLYFSPARGEVTRTSIDLEIETGRYRSTPLDLTAAANAGFSDETADDRKGGWTDQGSENDLSILPLGRQRWNGADFHIIDPKQNNGKSCIMLAGPYRHYFASDAVAGQKRPVQGDYLHLLHATAWPTPDKTVGTVEVAYTDGTASTVTVTGYDVGNWWGPVPRRSGEVVWTGENKKSEIGLYRSSHPIENKPVRSVTFRSTGVSVWGIVAASVGDGPLPRLGRQPHVIAAGAEWQPIDSARDIEKGSVLDFSARLDAPAGKYGPPVIRDGHFVFRDRPDKPVRFYGTNLCRSAQYLDKEQAERLADRMAAWGINAVRIHHHDNELVRKTSESSTELNPEALDRLDYLIACFKKRGIYITTDLYVSRMLVRGELTETPDKTAWQPTFKPLVFVLDSAMENWKRFARNWLTHVNPYTGLALKDDPALISLSLINEDNIASTWNAAPYVADIYKQRFGEWKKRRGVTSGSADSNDPVFSAFLVDIYGRAYAEMERFLREELEINVPISDQNMLPKVLLSVMRDRYDFVENHFYWDHPNFPETPWQLPSALANTSAIPQEAVAPGRMFPSRIFGKPMMITEFDYAAPNAFRAEGAVLTGAYAALQEWDGLFQFCYSHSDDNVISDGFNPRGNFFNSSTDAVKALSQRIGLRLFLDRELAPAPLAFAVPLTGGKDLSFAAEYPSDLARLGLIAKVGTVIVPEGGKLSGNYAGALDAGYGFPSDSGGCPVFRTSEAEKGLLPRLTAAGLLRPGWHDADRGIFHASTGQISLSAKAETFRAETPGCEALILPAGKAGEAAFLKVENRIGRGVFSIMSADGRPLQKSGRLLFLHLTDLLPSRTRFGNKRMTLLSRWGSLPFLAARGEARITLKAEPGARYRLYAANTGGKRLAELPLEQSPDGTVRFTAEVFRKEGSVFVYELVRR; encoded by the coding sequence ATGCGCTGTTTTTTCCACCGATTGCCGGCCGTCATCGCGGCCGGATGGCTCGCGCTGTCCGCGGGGGCCGCAGATATGCCGGAACCGACCGCCAAAGGATCGCTCCGGATCGGCGAAGTCCTCTTCACGGTCCGCTGTTTCGACGGAAACTGGCGGAACTTCACGCAGGAGTCGCCCGCCTTCACGGTGACCGGACGAAAGACGGAGGCGTCGCGCTTCTCCCTCGAAGCCGGCTTCCGGCACGCCGGGTTTCCGGACGGAACCTTCTCGGAAACCCTCGAGCGGAAGTCACCCGGCGTTTATCGTTACCGCGCCGGATTCGCCTTCGCCTCCCCGGCGAAATTCAATGATATCGCTTTCGCGGCCGCGGCGCTGCCGGTCGACCGGTTCGCCGGGCGCGAACTTGTCGTCAACGGCAAGACGAAGATCACGCTGCCGGCCTCATACCGTGAAAAATCACCGGCAGCCCTGTTCCGCGGGGAAGCGACGGAACTCCGGTTCCCCCTCGCCGACAGCAAGCTCGTGTTCCGCGGCAAGTTCGGCGTGCTGATCCAGGACGACCGCGCCTACGGGCACGACGTCTACACGCTCCGGCTCTACTTCTCTCCGGCGCGCGGCGAGGTCACCCGCACCTCGATCGACCTTGAAATCGAAACCGGGCGCTACCGCAGCACGCCGCTCGATCTCACCGCGGCCGCAAACGCCGGCTTCTCCGACGAAACCGCCGACGACCGCAAAGGGGGCTGGACCGACCAGGGCAGCGAAAACGATCTGTCGATTCTCCCCCTCGGGCGGCAGCGCTGGAACGGCGCCGATTTCCACATCATCGATCCGAAGCAGAACAACGGGAAAAGCTGCATCATGCTGGCCGGGCCGTACCGCCACTATTTCGCCTCCGACGCCGTCGCCGGACAGAAGCGGCCGGTGCAGGGCGATTACCTGCATCTGCTGCACGCCACGGCATGGCCGACACCCGACAAAACGGTCGGCACGGTGGAAGTCGCCTACACGGACGGAACCGCCTCGACCGTCACGGTAACCGGTTACGACGTCGGCAACTGGTGGGGGCCGGTGCCGCGGCGCAGCGGCGAAGTGGTCTGGACCGGCGAAAACAAAAAATCGGAAATCGGCCTTTACCGTTCCAGCCACCCGATCGAAAACAAACCGGTCCGCTCCGTCACCTTCCGGTCGACCGGCGTGTCGGTGTGGGGAATCGTCGCGGCATCGGTCGGAGACGGCCCGCTGCCGCGGCTCGGACGGCAGCCGCACGTGATCGCCGCCGGCGCGGAATGGCAGCCGATCGATTCCGCCCGCGACATCGAGAAAGGCTCCGTACTCGATTTTTCGGCCCGGCTCGACGCCCCGGCCGGCAAATACGGTCCGCCGGTCATCCGCGACGGGCATTTCGTGTTCCGCGACCGGCCGGACAAACCGGTCCGTTTCTACGGGACCAACCTCTGCCGCTCCGCCCAGTACCTCGACAAGGAACAGGCCGAACGGCTGGCCGACCGCATGGCGGCATGGGGAATCAACGCGGTCCGCATCCACCATCACGACAACGAACTCGTGCGCAAGACCTCCGAATCGAGCACGGAACTCAATCCGGAGGCGCTCGACCGGCTCGACTACCTGATCGCCTGTTTCAAAAAACGCGGCATCTACATCACGACCGACCTGTACGTCTCCCGCATGCTCGTCCGGGGGGAGCTGACCGAAACTCCCGACAAAACCGCCTGGCAGCCGACCTTCAAGCCGCTCGTATTCGTACTCGATTCGGCGATGGAGAACTGGAAAAGGTTCGCGCGAAACTGGCTCACGCACGTGAATCCGTATACGGGTCTCGCCCTGAAGGACGACCCGGCGCTGATCTCCCTCTCGCTCATCAACGAGGACAATATCGCCTCCACCTGGAACGCCGCGCCGTACGTGGCCGACATCTATAAACAACGTTTCGGGGAATGGAAAAAACGCAGGGGCGTCACAAGCGGCAGCGCCGACAGCAACGACCCGGTGTTTTCGGCTTTCCTCGTGGATATCTACGGGCGCGCTTATGCCGAAATGGAACGGTTCCTCCGGGAGGAGCTGGAAATCAACGTGCCGATTTCGGATCAGAACATGCTCCCCAAGGTGCTGCTTTCGGTCATGCGCGACCGGTACGACTTCGTCGAAAACCATTTTTACTGGGATCACCCGAATTTCCCGGAGACGCCGTGGCAGCTGCCCAGCGCGCTGGCCAACACCTCGGCGATTCCGCAGGAGGCGGTCGCGCCGGGACGGATGTTCCCGAGCCGCATCTTCGGCAAGCCGATGATGATCACCGAATTCGACTACGCCGCGCCGAATGCGTTCCGGGCCGAGGGGGCGGTCCTGACCGGCGCTTATGCCGCGCTGCAGGAGTGGGACGGATTGTTTCAGTTCTGCTATTCGCACTCGGACGACAACGTCATCTCCGACGGCTTCAATCCGCGCGGAAACTTCTTCAACTCCTCGACCGACGCCGTCAAGGCCCTGTCGCAGAGAATCGGGCTGCGGCTCTTTCTCGACCGCGAACTTGCTCCGGCCCCGCTCGCGTTTGCCGTCCCGCTGACCGGCGGGAAGGATCTCAGCTTCGCGGCCGAATATCCGTCCGACCTCGCCCGGCTCGGGCTCATCGCGAAAGTCGGCACGGTCATCGTGCCGGAAGGCGGAAAACTCTCCGGGAATTATGCGGGAGCGCTCGACGCCGGATACGGTTTTCCGTCCGATTCCGGCGGCTGCCCGGTGTTCCGGACCTCGGAGGCGGAAAAGGGGCTTCTGCCGCGGCTGACGGCGGCCGGGCTTCTCCGTCCCGGCTGGCATGACGCGGACCGGGGCATCTTCCACGCCTCGACCGGCCAGATCTCGCTCTCCGCGAAGGCGGAGACCTTCCGGGCAGAGACGCCGGGCTGCGAAGCGCTGATCCTGCCCGCGGGAAAAGCCGGGGAAGCCGCCTTCCTGAAAGTCGAAAACCGGATCGGCCGCGGCGTATTCTCGATCATGTCCGCCGACGGACGGCCGCTGCAGAAATCCGGACGTCTGCTGTTCCTGCACCTGACCGACCTGCTGCCGAGCCGGACCCGGTTCGGGAACAAGCGCATGACACTGCTCTCCCGGTGGGGATCCCTGCCGTTTCTCGCCGCGCGCGGGGAGGCCCGGATCACCCTCAAGGCCGAACCGGGCGCCCGTTACCGGCTGTATGCGGCGAATACCGGCGGCAAACGGCTGGCCGAGCTGCCGCTGGAACAATCGCCGGACGGAACCGTCCGTTTCACAGCCGAAGTGTTCCGCAAGGAAGGGTCGGTATTCGTCTACGAGCTGGTCCGCCGGTAA